The sequence TTTATATTTGCAAATCAAATTTTTCCGTTTTGAAAGTTTTCAAGAATTTTAAAGATTATTCCTCTCAAAAGCCTTTAGCACTGTCTTTAGGGATGTTTGACGGGGTGCATCTTGGACATAAAAGTATTATAGATGAGCTCATTAAGGTAGGAACAGAAAACAATCTGGAAACTGCCATCCTTACTTTCTGGCCACATCCGAGGTTTGTTTTTAATCCCAATGAAGATTTAAAACTTCTGAATACCATAGAGGAAAAGCAGCAACGTATTGAAAAATATAGTATTGATAATTTGTTTCTGAAGGAATTTGATGAAGAATTCAGAAATCTTACCGGAGAAGAATTTGTACGTCAGATCCTGATTGATAAACTGAATGTAAAATATCTTATTATAGGATACGATCATTCTTTCGGGAAAAATAAAAGCGGAAATTTCGAACTTCTTCAAAAGCTGTCTAAAGAACTTGATTTTGAGGTTGAACAGATGGAAGCCATTAATATTCACGAGAATAATATCAGCTCTACCAAAGTTCGCAATGCTCTTTTAACTGGAAATATTAAAGAAGCCAATGAAATGTTGGGATACTTCTATCCTGTTTCCGGAACTGTAGTGCATGGAAAGAAGATTGGGAGAACCATTGGTTATCCAACTGCCAATATTGACACGGAATCCATTAAACTTTTACCTAAAAAAGGAGCCTATATTGTTGAAGTGGAAGTAAAAGGTCAACAATATAAGGGAATGCTGAGCATTGGAACAAATCCTACTGTCAACGGAGAAAAACTAACTGTTGAAGTATATATTCTTGATTTTGATAAGGATATTTATAATGAAAAGATCACCGTGAGATTCAGAGACTTTCTTCATGATGAAATCAAGTTTGAAGGATTAGAAAAGCTTATTGAACGACTTGATGAAGATAAACAACTAACAGAAGCATTTAATTTTTAAGATATAAAAAAGGCTATTCATTCCTGAATAGCCTTTAATTTTTTTATTTCAAAATCTTTACATAGATTTTTTGGGTGTCACTATTTAATTTTACATTAGGAAACGCTTTATCGTGGTCAATAAAGATATCTCCTTTTTCATTGGCTTTTCCATTGCCATCAGAATCCCATTCAGTAGCAATATAATATTTTACTCCATTTGTAGGTTTTGGATTGATCTTGCTTTCAGCATCTTGCGGTACTGGTAATTCGATGGTAAAAGGAATTGTTTTTCCTTCAAATTCTTGTTCGGTAATCAATGTTGCTGGTGCATCCTGCAGGCCTTCACTCACTCCATATAAACTTACTTTAAGTTTTGGATTTTTGATGGTAAATTGATCAGTCCCTGTAAATTCAATCTTAAGGTTTTCTGACTTCACATTCTCAGTACTTTCAGGAGTAACTGTCTGATCTTTTTTCTCTGCAGGCTTATTACAACTTGATAGTGTTAAGGCCCCGGCTGCCATTAATAATAAAAGGTGGTTTCTCATATGTTCTTTGTTTTAATTAATTTCAGTTTAATATTTCACAGATATTTGATAACAAAATTCGTACCTGAATTGATTAGCCTTAAATTAGAAATTAAATTTTTTAAGAATTATTGATGGCATGCTGTACTTTTTTGGTAAGCGACTTAAACACCAAATCGTAAGAATGATCTATTAATTTAAAAATCAGATCTCTTTTCAGTCCATCTAAATTCACTGAATTCCAATGGGTTTTATTCATATGATAGGCTCCCGTAATCTGAGGGTATTGTTCTCTAAGCTCTGCGCTCCATTCCGGATCTGTCTTTACATTAACAGACAGAGGCTGCCTTTCGAGACCCATCAACAAAAATATTTTTGTATCTACCTTTAATACAAGAGTTTCATTATCAAAAGGAAAACTTTCTGTAACCGCTTTTTTAGTAAGACAATAGTCTAATATTTCGTTGGCATCCATAGTTTTTTACGGGCAATTAATAATAAGTAAAATAATTTATAAATGATAATTGATAGACAAGATTTTTAATGACAAGATCTTTTATCTTTTATCTTTTATCTTTTATCTTTTATCTTTTATCTTTTATCTTTTATCCAAATTTAGTAAATTTAAAAAAGAAAATACCACTATACCAAACCCGATTATTATGAAAGCTTTAGTAATAGGTGCCACAGGCGCTACAGGAAAAGACTTGGTGAATCAGCTACTTAATGACAAGGCTTTTGAGGAAGTCAATATTTTTGTAAGAAAACCTGTTGACATTAAGAATGAAAAATTAAAAGTCCATGTTGTAAATTTTGAAAAGCCGGAAGAATGGAAAGGAATGGTACATGGAGATGTTGCATTTTCATGTTTAGGAACTACTTTAAAAGATGCCGGAAGCAAGGATGCTCAAAAAAAAGTAGACTTTGATTATCAATATGAATTTGCCAAAGCTGCCAAAGAAAATGATGTG is a genomic window of Chryseobacterium nakagawai containing:
- a CDS encoding MmcQ/YjbR family DNA-binding protein → MDANEILDYCLTKKAVTESFPFDNETLVLKVDTKIFLLMGLERQPLSVNVKTDPEWSAELREQYPQITGAYHMNKTHWNSVNLDGLKRDLIFKLIDHSYDLVFKSLTKKVQHAINNS
- a CDS encoding bifunctional riboflavin kinase/FAD synthetase, which gives rise to MKVFKNFKDYSSQKPLALSLGMFDGVHLGHKSIIDELIKVGTENNLETAILTFWPHPRFVFNPNEDLKLLNTIEEKQQRIEKYSIDNLFLKEFDEEFRNLTGEEFVRQILIDKLNVKYLIIGYDHSFGKNKSGNFELLQKLSKELDFEVEQMEAINIHENNISSTKVRNALLTGNIKEANEMLGYFYPVSGTVVHGKKIGRTIGYPTANIDTESIKLLPKKGAYIVEVEVKGQQYKGMLSIGTNPTVNGEKLTVEVYILDFDKDIYNEKITVRFRDFLHDEIKFEGLEKLIERLDEDKQLTEAFNF